AAACTCTTTGGCTCTCTATAGGCTCCGCTTGGAATACAAAAGTTATTTGTTGGTTCATCTTTTGGTTTTAATAAAATATCAAATTTTTTAATATTGTATTTTGAAAATCCATCATCTAAAAAAATAACTTTACAGCCTAACTCTTTAGCTTTTTTTATACCCAAAACTCTATCTTCACTAACTATTACTGTTGCATTTTTCAAAGATGATGCTAAAAGCATAGCTTCGTCACCACTTATATTTACATCAACTTTAATTTTTCCATTTAAACTAACTACAAAAAGCCCTTTTGAAGCTCTTCCATAACCTCTTAAAATGATGCAAACATCTTTAATATTTTTTGCTAATTCAATTGTAATTGGTGTTTTCCCACTTCCTCCAACTGTTAAATTCCCAATAGATATTATAGGAATACCAAAATCAACTTTTGATGAAGTAACTCTTTTGATAAAAATAATAAAAATGTACAAAAAGCTAAAAGGTAAAAGTAAATAAGATAATATTTTTTGGAAAGAATTTGGAAAAAAGAGATAATCTTCAATCCAAAAAATAATTTTTTGCTTCAAAATTTCAAATCCACTCTTGTGCAATTTGCACAACTTGGTCACAAACATAATTTACCTCTTCATTTGTAAGCCCAGCATATATAGGTAAAGATAAAATTTGTTGGTAATTATTTAAAGCATTAGGAAATGCTGTTATTTTTATAGAATATTTATTTTTATAATAAGTCAAAAGATGAAGAGGAATATAATTTAAAGCTGTAGAAACACCTTTTTCTTTTAAAGCTCTTGCAAAAGCATCTCTATTTCTAGATATTTTTATTATAAATTGAGTGTATATATGTTCATCTTTATGTGGCAATATAGTAATATGTTTTATATCTTTTAATCTATCTTCATATAGTTTTGCTATCTCTTGTCTTCTTTTTATAAAACTATCCGTTTTTTTTAGCTGAGCTATTGCATAAGCAGCATCAAGTTCAGAAATATCAAATTTATGACCTATATCATCTACATCATAAACATAATCTAAGTTTCCATAACTATCATATGCTGTTGTAATTGCATGGTTTCTTAAAAGTTTTGCTCTAGTTGCTAACTCTTCATTATTTGTAACTAAAACTCCTGAACGACTAATTGCATACCTAGATGGAGATGGATTTGTTGAAAATATTGTCATATCAGCACCTAAATTTCCAACTTTTTTTCCCTTATATGTAGTTCCTAACGCAGCTCTACAATCTTCAATAATTAAAATATTATATTTTTTACCTATTTCATAAATTTTGTCTAAATTTGGAGCAAGTCCACCAATAAAAGTGATAATAGCTGCTCTTAATTTTTTTGATTTATTTGCAATAATTGCCTCTTCAAACTTCTCTATATCTAAATTCATATCTTCTAAATTTATATCTACAAATATAGGTTCTGCATCAAAATGTCTTACAGTTTCTGGTAAGTTTACAAAAGAGTTTACAGACATTAAAACCTTATCGCCTCTTTTTAATCTCATAGAACTAAGAGCTAAATGAAGAGCCGCTGTTGAAGTTGCTGTTGCAATAGCGTACTTTGCTCCAATATATTTAACCATTTTCTCTTCAAACTCTAAAACTTTTGATAAATCATCTTTAGCTTGAAGAACTGACTTTAACTGATCAATCTCTTCGTTATCTAAAGTTGCTTTATATATTGCAATATTTCTCATCTTTACCTCAATTTCTATATTTTAGCAACTATTGGCAATCTTCTTTTGAACTCATTTATCTTTACTCTTTTTTTTATAGTCTCTATAAATTCATCTTCAAAACCAAGAGCCAAAAGCTCATCTTTACTTCTATTTTCATCTATCATCTTCTTTAATAAAGAGTCTATTTTAGAATAACTATATCCCAAATCAGCCTCATCACTTTGACCTTCATAAAAATCAGCGCTAGGTGCCTTTATTAATATACTATCATTCACACCTAAATATTTTGCTAACTCAAACAAATCACTTTTATAAATATCTCCTATTGGATTAATTGCACAAGCTAAATCACCAAAAATAGTTCCATATCCTAAAAGTAATTCACTCTTATTTGAAGTTCCAACTACCAAAGAGTTTTCTCTTGCACTAATATCATATAAAACTGACATTCTTAATCTTGCACTAAAATTTCCAATTCTAAGGCTATTTTCTTCCATATTCTTTAGATATGCGCTTAACATTGGTTCAATTGAAACAATCTCATGCTTTATATCAAACTTTTTACAAAGCTCTATCGCATCTTCAACAGATGATTTTGATGAGTATTGTGATGGCATTAAAACACAATTTAAATTATCATCAAACACCTCTTTACATAAAACTGCTACAACAGCTGAATCAAGTCCACCAGAAAGACCTAAAGTAA
Above is a genomic segment from Aliarcobacter cryaerophilus containing:
- a CDS encoding tetraacyldisaccharide 4'-kinase — its product is MKQKIIFWIEDYLFFPNSFQKILSYLLLPFSFLYIFIIFIKRVTSSKVDFGIPIISIGNLTVGGSGKTPITIELAKNIKDVCIILRGYGRASKGLFVVSLNGKIKVDVNISGDEAMLLASSLKNATVIVSEDRVLGIKKAKELGCKVIFLDDGFSKYNIKKFDILLKPKDEPTNNFCIPSGAYREPKSFYKKANLVLKEGIDFKREVEIKKDGTKSKLPEKTILLTAISKPKRLLEFLPKNIETIFFEDHHTFTKDDIDTILKKYKDFGIVTTQKDFVKLEQFDLNNLYIMDLKIKISEKLDLKELNTYLKI
- a CDS encoding DegT/DnrJ/EryC1/StrS family aminotransferase codes for the protein MRNIAIYKATLDNEEIDQLKSVLQAKDDLSKVLEFEEKMVKYIGAKYAIATATSTAALHLALSSMRLKRGDKVLMSVNSFVNLPETVRHFDAEPIFVDINLEDMNLDIEKFEEAIIANKSKKLRAAIITFIGGLAPNLDKIYEIGKKYNILIIEDCRAALGTTYKGKKVGNLGADMTIFSTNPSPSRYAISRSGVLVTNNEELATRAKLLRNHAITTAYDSYGNLDYVYDVDDIGHKFDISELDAAYAIAQLKKTDSFIKRRQEIAKLYEDRLKDIKHITILPHKDEHIYTQFIIKISRNRDAFARALKEKGVSTALNYIPLHLLTYYKNKYSIKITAFPNALNNYQQILSLPIYAGLTNEEVNYVCDQVVQIAQEWI
- a CDS encoding NAD+ synthase, with amino-acid sequence MNKIKNIKQNLMSFLKEEVLKTGLKKVTLGLSGGLDSAVVAVLCKEVFDDNLNCVLMPSQYSSKSSVEDAIELCKKFDIKHEIVSIEPMLSAYLKNMEENSLRIGNFSARLRMSVLYDISARENSLVVGTSNKSELLLGYGTIFGDLACAINPIGDIYKSDLFELAKYLGVNDSILIKAPSADFYEGQSDEADLGYSYSKIDSLLKKMIDENRSKDELLALGFEDEFIETIKKRVKINEFKRRLPIVAKI